Proteins from one Roseimicrobium gellanilyticum genomic window:
- a CDS encoding CHASE domain-containing protein encodes MLSTSTRSSPAKAPAMLALVLGTLLSTVLAGVLRRGQDHVWVEEVRKLAQDRAEVIQGQVLRSMEVLHAIAAFFDANPDATRAEFRVFVDRALSRQPELQALAWDPRVPGSERTAWENRARAEGFPTFGFTEEKSHEEGVIVPAAIREEYFPVYYLESLQRNVAALGFDVGAEPKRREALERARDTALPCATVPIRLAQEPGSQKGFIVFLPVYSVRPPPGTQEARRGALRGFATAVFRIGDLVSLSLRTVGENGVALSVRDQADGSLLYRQVGERLPNRPSWQSSVEVAGRHWTLSFEPIEGFIAPASDTLLWLAPCSTMLITLLLTGYLWSSARRASELRRSHESLESEVHVRKQAEAAAESANRAKSEFIANMSHEIRTPMNAIIGYSQILARDPGLHPFHRDAVTTILSSGDHLLHIINEILDLSKIDAGRMELEPVDFDLTVLVRELEAMFHHPCEEKKLGLRMEAAALEQPVWVHGDEGKLRQVLINLLANAVKFTARGRVTLRVLQGEEGHWRFEVEDTGMGIEPAVQTQIFEPFQQGPAARGRGGTGLGLAIARRQVEIMKGKLEVRSELEVGSCFAVSVELPPAVVVRGHTPPVLREVKGLADGCRVRALVVDDIAENRQVLSTMLTQIGCEVVLAENGRQALEAVRVSRPQIVFMDMRMPELDGVEATRRIAEEFGETGVKVVATSASALSHEKEQYLKAGCDDFVAKPFRAERIYACLLHLPSVRFIYKERVAPDESGDTIDLRQVALPEDLASRLAVAAELHSATVLKSCLGEVEKLGPAGERLAQHLRGFLASYDMKSIQRLVAQIPIT; translated from the coding sequence ATGCTCTCCACATCAACTCGAAGCTCGCCTGCCAAGGCACCTGCCATGCTGGCCCTGGTGCTGGGGACACTGCTGTCCACGGTGCTGGCGGGGGTGCTCCGTCGTGGGCAGGATCACGTGTGGGTGGAAGAGGTGCGGAAGCTGGCGCAGGATCGTGCGGAGGTGATTCAAGGGCAAGTCCTCCGCTCCATGGAGGTACTGCACGCCATCGCTGCCTTCTTCGATGCGAATCCTGATGCTACACGCGCGGAGTTTCGCGTTTTTGTGGATCGCGCCCTTTCGAGGCAGCCGGAGCTGCAGGCCCTGGCGTGGGACCCGCGTGTGCCCGGGAGTGAGCGCACCGCATGGGAGAACCGCGCGCGTGCAGAGGGATTCCCCACCTTTGGCTTCACGGAGGAGAAGTCTCATGAGGAAGGTGTCATCGTGCCAGCGGCGATACGCGAGGAGTACTTTCCCGTGTACTATCTGGAGAGCCTGCAACGGAATGTGGCGGCTCTCGGCTTCGATGTGGGCGCGGAACCAAAACGTCGCGAGGCCCTGGAGCGCGCGCGGGATACAGCTCTGCCTTGTGCCACCGTGCCCATCCGCCTGGCGCAGGAGCCTGGCTCGCAGAAGGGGTTCATTGTCTTCCTGCCGGTGTATTCCGTGAGACCGCCACCAGGGACCCAAGAGGCTCGTCGAGGGGCGTTGCGAGGTTTTGCCACCGCAGTCTTCCGCATCGGAGACCTGGTGAGTCTTTCCCTGCGTACCGTGGGGGAGAATGGTGTCGCACTCTCCGTGCGTGATCAGGCGGATGGCTCGCTGCTCTACCGGCAGGTGGGTGAGAGGCTGCCGAATCGTCCCTCGTGGCAATCGTCCGTAGAGGTCGCGGGACGGCACTGGACGTTGAGTTTCGAACCCATCGAAGGCTTCATTGCGCCGGCTTCGGACACGCTGCTGTGGCTTGCGCCTTGCAGCACCATGCTCATCACCCTGCTGCTCACGGGCTACCTGTGGAGCAGTGCGCGGCGTGCCTCGGAGCTCCGGCGTTCCCATGAATCGCTGGAATCCGAGGTGCATGTGCGAAAGCAGGCGGAGGCGGCCGCTGAGTCTGCCAACCGCGCGAAGTCCGAGTTCATTGCCAACATGAGCCACGAGATTCGCACGCCGATGAATGCCATCATTGGCTACTCACAGATTCTCGCCCGCGATCCAGGGCTGCATCCGTTTCATCGGGATGCTGTGACCACCATCTTGAGCAGCGGTGATCATCTCCTGCACATCATCAATGAGATTCTGGACCTCTCGAAGATCGATGCCGGGCGCATGGAACTGGAGCCGGTGGACTTCGATCTCACGGTGCTCGTTCGCGAATTGGAGGCGATGTTTCATCACCCTTGCGAAGAGAAGAAGCTCGGCCTGCGCATGGAGGCCGCGGCTCTGGAGCAGCCTGTCTGGGTGCATGGAGATGAAGGCAAGCTGCGTCAGGTGCTGATCAATCTTCTGGCGAATGCGGTGAAGTTCACCGCGCGGGGCCGCGTGACTCTGCGTGTGCTGCAGGGAGAAGAAGGTCACTGGCGCTTTGAAGTGGAGGACACAGGCATGGGCATTGAGCCCGCTGTGCAGACGCAGATTTTCGAGCCTTTCCAACAGGGGCCGGCAGCACGGGGCAGGGGAGGTACAGGGTTGGGGTTGGCCATCGCACGGCGTCAGGTGGAGATCATGAAGGGGAAGCTGGAGGTGCGCTCCGAGCTGGAGGTGGGTTCGTGTTTCGCCGTGTCTGTGGAGCTGCCGCCTGCGGTGGTCGTCCGTGGCCATACGCCGCCCGTGCTTCGCGAGGTGAAGGGACTGGCAGACGGCTGCCGCGTGCGTGCGCTGGTGGTGGATGACATTGCGGAGAATCGTCAGGTGCTCTCCACCATGCTCACGCAGATTGGCTGTGAGGTGGTGCTGGCGGAGAATGGTCGCCAGGCTCTGGAAGCGGTGAGGGTATCCCGACCGCAGATTGTCTTCATGGACATGCGCATGCCAGAGCTGGATGGCGTGGAGGCCACACGGCGCATCGCAGAGGAGTTCGGCGAGACGGGCGTGAAAGTTGTGGCCACGTCCGCTTCCGCGCTCTCGCATGAGAAGGAGCAGTACCTCAAGGCTGGTTGCGATGACTTTGTGGCCAAGCCGTTTCGTGCGGAGCGCATCTATGCGTGCCTGCTGCACCTGCCTTCCGTCCGGTTCATCTATAAGGAGCGCGTCGCGCCGGATGAATCTGGGGATACGATTGACCTCCGGCAGGTTGCTCTGCCCGAGGATCTTGCCAGCCGTCTCGCGGTGGCGGCGGAACTGCACAGCGCCACCGTGTTGAAGAGCTGCCTGGGTGAAGTGGAGAAGCTGGGACCTGCGGGCGAACGCCTCGCGCAGCACCTGCGTGGCTTCCTCGCGAGCTATGACATGAAGTCCATCCAGCGACTCGTCGCCCAGATACCCATCACCTGA